One window of the Benincasa hispida cultivar B227 chromosome 3, ASM972705v1, whole genome shotgun sequence genome contains the following:
- the LOC120073262 gene encoding O-fucosyltransferase 39, with translation MVMGLGYHSNRVGAVAGVFVLLFPVFLPGLFSPLGHASPSTFSEWNTPKPRHLRLLKSALQRQSSKPDQSDLWAPLADEGWRPCVDSSKASSLPGKSEGYIQVFLDGGLNQQRMGICDAVAVAKILNATLVIPHLEINPVWKDSSSFIDIFDVDHFIDVLKNDISIVKELPAEFSWSTREYYATAIRATRVKTAPVHASANWYLDNVLPVLQSYGIAAIAPFSHRLAFENLSDEIQRLRCKVNFQALTFVPHIRVLGDTLINRLQYPLNKKESKEDNYLSMTTDANEQGPLKFVVLHLRFDKDMAAHSACDFGGGKAEKLALAKYRQVLWQGRVLNSQFTDEELRSQGRCPLTPEEIGLLLAALGFDNNTRLYLASHKVYGGEARISTLRSLFPLMEDKKSLTSGNELAQIKGKASLLAAVDYYVSMHSDIFISASPGNMHNAMVGHRTYGNLKTIRPNMALLGQLFMNKSIIWSDFQQATVEGHKNRQGQIRLRKPKQSIYTYPAPDCVCHA, from the exons ATGGTTATGGGACTCGGTTATCATTCGAACAGAGTTGGAGCTGTGGCTGGTGTTTTCGTGCTGCTTTTCCCTGTTTTTCTACCGGGTTTGTTTAGCCCTTTGGGTCATGCTTCGCCTTCCACATTCTCG GAATGGAACACTCCGAAGCCTAGGCACTTGCGTCTGCTGAAAAGTGCTTTACAACGCCAAAGT TCAAAACCAGATCAGTCTGATTTATGGGCTCCTTTAGCTGATGAAGGGTGGAGGCCTTGTGTTGATTCTTCAAAAGCTTCCT CACTACCAGGGAAGTCTGAAGGATATATCCAGGTGTTTCTTGATGGAGGGTTGAACCAGCAAAGAATGGGA ATATGTGATGCAGTTGCTGTTGCAAAAATTCTGAATGCAACCCTTGTGATTCCCCACCTTGAAATTAATCCTGTCTGGAAGGATTCAAG TTCTTTCATCGATATATTTGATGTGGATCACTTTATTGACGTATTGAAGAATGACATTTCTATAGTTAAAGAGCTTCCAGCTGAATTTTCTTGGAGTACTAGGGAATATTATGCTACAGCCATTCGGGCTACTAGAGTCAAAACAGCGCCTGTTCATGCCTCAGCCAACTGGTATCTGGACAATGTTTTACCTGTATTACAGAG CTACGGTATTGCTGCAATTGCACCCTTCTCACACCGTCTAGCTTTTGAGAACTTGTCCGATGAGATTCAAAGGTTGCGCTGTAAGGTCAACTTTCAAGCATTAACTTTTGTTCCCCATATCCGAGTACTAGGAGACACTCTCATCAATCGGCTGCAGTATCCTTTGAATAAGAAGGAATCAAAGGAGGATAACTACCTAAGTATGACCACTGATGCAAATGAACAAGGTCCATTAAAGTTTGTTGTCCTGCACCTTCGATTTGACAAG GACATGGCAGCTCATTCAGCTTGCGATTTTGGTGGGGGAAAGGCTGAAAAACTTGCTTTGGCCAAATATCGTCAAGTGCTCTGGCAGGGAAGGGTCCTTAACTCTCAGTTCACGGATGAGGAGTTACGGAGTCAGGGTCGTTGCCCTCTGACACCTGAAGAGATCGGTTTACTACTGGCTGCTTTGGGTTTTGACAACAATACCCGTCTATATTTGGCCTCCCACAAG GTATATGGTGGGGAAGCTAGGATTTCGACTTTGCGGAGTCTTTTCCCATTAATGGAAGACAAGAAGAGTCTCACATCTGGAAATGAActagcccaaatcaaaggaaaGGCTTCTTTGCTAGCTGCGGTTGATTACTACGTAAGCATGCACAGCGACATTTTTATCTCGGCTTCTCCTGGAAATATGCATAACGCAATG GTGGGACATCGCACGTACGGGAACTTGAAGACCATAAGACCAAACATGGCATTGTTGGGACAGCTTTTCATGAACAAAAGCATAATTTGGTCAGACTTTCAGCAGGCCACTGTAGAAGGCCACAAAAACAGACAAGGACAAATAAGGTTGAGAAAGCCAAAGCAGTCAATATACACATATCCAGCTCCTGATTGTGTTTGCCACGCTTGA
- the LOC120073261 gene encoding uncharacterized protein At4g38062 yields MPDLDLRNMDGILEELDEAKADIKKLREECKMKGELSENLKRVNSEQFTKLQEANLKIEKQAEEINEKAKELYMEKKRLEELERSLVERESVLKHLGSANDKLRADANEKFEQLEEEKRCLLSALDGRNEKCMQQEQKICEYREEIQGLKENLLLWQRKCSEAEDGLVHKEQGERDDILTDLNDEIAKVKDQLKWKIEQFKHLEDALENVREQFKVNKKDWEMEKRTLLDEISSLQTRLDSQMLISKDLNNKLEMCNQALAHEESRRKYLQIQVTDFETRFGNVLDECERAKMQLDEITSQRDKEIATLRSSLGTKDSFLKEREYQTQKLEEENQELRTAIKELQEEQIQAPGGSPSFKELQKKMQSLETAHGECTANLRAKEVEWTYQMEEVLSNLNDCKSELCRREATIKDLEAMLESHHSSALQLKLQNEEFSAMLLVLNQGISEAQVNLAKEMTEVYMHDKDREEKISLLMKQVEVQNAALVKAHKDIEEERDKVASLMKRVESLDLFEEQLQLMQKEIDSYKEMLEESTKNQLHLEEQCLQMKHDAAEKLEVRNALGKANAELAEKESIYIQVQSMELIEEQYKLKLRELDQSMEILEESSRDYLLLEEQVSQIEYDAMDRLQEACNALEEANAELDDKICEGNQIDFEMHMWKSIAEQLKLDLEKNHSIRRELEASLLAEVHVGENVKQEKDSLIQKLDEKDKRIESLEQQVLLLEQGLEIIELEATALSGMESATSLESMRDSFLQTIREKDEMIEQLQNEVECLEQDSLRRELEVALLSHLGAESMFEQEKEKLIQMVEKKNKRIDQLMQLVHSLEQKFNNSLISFSSELDEKQTEIDLVHQAWEKINAAEILAVLETEEKKLMILELEDNIRIIQQKLEFQEVSLGHAKEKAMKIEADLEAKESEMKKLTDQLKTKLKFSDVLIDELKSEKSNLIEDVMKLSSEKEDLMGIIGGIGNHINEFSNSDRELMGLLEKIMLSFGNECQRIELKENVNSPSMKRFEVSADTRSPFRELNS; encoded by the coding sequence ATTTAGATTTGAGGAATATGGATGGGATTCTTGAAGAACTAGATGAAGCAAAAGCTGATATTAAGAAGCTTAGGGAAGAATGCAAGATGAAGGGAGAATTATCTGAGAATTTGAAGAGAGTTAATAGCGAGCAGTTCACTAAGTTGCAGGAggcaaatttgaaaattgagaagCAAGCAGAAGAGATAAATGAAAAGGCAAAAGAATTATATATGGAGAAGAAACGTTTGGAGGAACTTGAACGAAGTTTGGTTGAAAGAGAATCAGTATTAAAGCATCTTGGTTCTGCCAATGATAAGCTTCGAGCTGATGCCAATGAGAAATTTGAACaattggaagaagaaaagagatgtCTGCTTTCGGCTTTGGATGGCAGGAATGAGAAATGCATGCAACAAGAGCAGAAAATATGTGAATATAGAGAAGAAATTCAAGGACTCAAAGAGAATCTATTGCTTTGGCAAAGAAAGTGTTCAGAAGCTGAAGATGGACTGGTACACAAGGAGCAGGGGGAAAGAGATGATATATTAACTGATTTAAACGATGAAATTGCAAAGGTTAAAGATCAGTTGAAATGGAAGATAGAGCAATTTAAGCATTTGGAAGATGCACTTGAAAATGTTCGAGAACAATTCAAGGTGAACAAAAAAGATTGGGAGATGGAGAAACGTACCCTGCTTGATGAGATCTCTTCACTGCAGACAAGGTTAGATTCTCAAATGTTAATCTCAAAAGATCTTAATAACAAGTTAGAAATGTGCAACCAAGCCCTCGCTCATGAAGAGAGTCGACGAAAATATTTACAGATTCAAGTTACTGATTTTGAGACTCGCTTTGGTAATGTTCTTGATGAGTGTGAACGTGCAAAAATGCAGCTGGATGAGATAACTTCTCAGAGGGATAAAGAAATTGCTACTTTAAGAAGTTCGTTGGGAACAAAAGATTCATTTCTAAAGGAAAGAGAATACCAAACACAAAAGCTGGAGGAAGAAAATCAGGAGTTGCGAACAGCCATCAAAGAACTCCAGGAGGAACAAATTCAAGCACCAGGGGGATCACCTTCTTTCAAAGAACTGCAAAAGAAGATGCAAAGCTTGGAAACTGCCCATGGCGAATGCACTGCAAATCTAAGGGCTAAAGAAGTTGAATGGACATATCAAATGGAAGAAGTTTTGAGTAACTTGAATGATTGCAAATCTGAGCTATGCAGAAGAGAAGCAACAATAAAGGATCTTGAGGCAATGTTGGAAAGTCATCATTCTTCAGCATTGCAGTTGAAGTTACAAAATGAGGAGTTCTCTGCCATGTTACTAGTATTAAATCAGGGAATATCGGAAGCTCAAGTTAACCTAGCAAAAGAAATGACTGAAGTTTATATGCATGACAAAGATAGAGAAGAGAAAATATCTTTATTGATGAAGCAGGTGGAGGTGCAGAATGCGGCTTTGGTAAAGGCTCACaaagatattgaagaagaaCGTGACAAGGTGGCTTCTTTAATGAAAAGAGTCGAATCCTTGGATCTTTTTGAGGAGCAGCTTCAACTAATGCAGAAAGAAATAGACAGCTACAAAGAAATGCTCGAGGAATCAACCAAGAATCAGCTTCACTTAGAGGAGCAATGTTTGCAAATGAAACATGATGCAGCAGAAAAACTTGAAGTTCGCAATGCCTTGGGCAAGGCAAATGCTGAACTTGCTGAAAAAGAATCTATCTATATTCAAGTTCAGTCAATGGAGCTGATTGAAGAGCAGTACAAATTAAAGCTGAGAGAGCTTGATCAGTCTATGGAAATACTTGAAGAATCGTCCAGGGATTATCTTCTATTGGAAGAACAAGTGTCACAGATAGAATATGATGCAATGGATAGACTTCAAGAAGCATGTAATGCCTTGGAAGAAGCAAATGCTGAACTGGATGATAAAAtatgtgaaggaaatcaaatagattttgaaatgCATATGTGGAAATCTATAGCTGAACAGTTAAAGCTTGATCTTGAGAAAAATCATAGCATACGTAGAGAGTTGGAGGCTTCACTTCTTGCAGAAGTCCATGTTGGGGAGAACGTTAAGCAAGAGAAAGATAGCCTTATTCAGAAGTTGGATGAGAAAGACAAGAGGATTGAAAGTCTAGAGCAACAGGTTCTGCTGCTGGAGCAAGGGCTTGAAATAATAGAATTGGAGGCCACTGCTTTGTCAGGAATGGAATCTGCAACTTCGTTGGAGTCGATGAGAGATAGCTTTCTTCAGACGATAAGAGAGAAGGATGAGATGATAGaacaactccaaaatgaagttGAGTGTCTGGAGCAAGATTCACTGAGACGAGAACTGGAAGTAGCTCTGCTATCTCATCTTGGTGCCGAGAGTATGTTTGAGCAGGAGAAAGAGAAACTCATCCAaatggtagaaaagaaaaacaaaagaatcgATCAACTCATGCAGTTAGTACATTCGCTGgaacaaaaatttaataacTCTTTAATATCTTTTTCATCTGAGCTTGATGAGAAGCAAACAGAAATTGATCTTGTCCACCAGGCATGGGAGAAGATCAATGCTGCTGAGATTTTAGCTGTTTTAGAAACTGAAGAAAAGAAACTGATGATTTTGGAACTTGAGGATAATATTCGCATAATTCAACAGAAGCTGGAGTTCCAGGAAGTATCATTGGGTCATGCAAAAGAGAAAGCAATGAAGATTGAAGCAGATCTAGAAGCAAAAGAGTCTGAAATGAAGAAACTGACTGATCAATTGAAAACAAAGCTAAAGTTTTCAGATGTCTTAATCGATGAGCTCAAGAGTGAGAAGAGTAATTTGATAGAAGATGTGATGAAGTTATCTTCAGAAAAGGAAGACTTGATGGGTATCATTGGGGGCATAGGCAATCATATCAACGAGTTTTCCAATTCAGACAGAGAATTGATGGGCCTTCTGGAGAAGATAATGCTCTCTTTTGGCAATGAATGTCAAAGGATTGAGCTGAAAGAGAATGTGAATTCTCCTTCAATGAAAAGATTTGAGGTCTCGGCTGATACAAGATCGCCCTTTAGAGAGCTCAACAGTTAG